In the Tessaracoccus lacteus genome, GGGCGACTACGACTTCCTCTCGCCCAACGACCACGTCAACCGATCGCAGTCCACCAACGACACGTATCCCAGCGCCGTCAAGCTGTCCATCGCCTACGGCCTCGGCCGCCTCGCGCAGGAGATGCGGCTGCTGCGCAGCTCCTTCGCCACCAAGGGGCGCGAGTTCCGTGAGGTCCTGAAGGTGGGCCGCACACAGTTGCAGGACGCCGTGCCGATGACGCTCGGGCAGGAGTTCCGCGGCTTCGCCACGACCCTGGGCGAGGACATCGCGCGCATCGAGGACGTCCGGCCGCTGCTGCTGGAAGTCAACCTCGGTGCCACCGCGATCGGCACCGGCATCGCGTCGGTGCCCGACTTCGGCCCGGCCGTCATCTCGCACCTGCGGGAGATCACCGGGTTCGACGGGCTCGTGGAGGCGGGCGACCTGATCGAGGCGACCAGCGACACCGGCGTGTTCATGTCCGCGTCGTCGGTCATGAAGCGGGCGGCGATGAAGCTGTCGAAGATCTGCAACGACCTGAGGCTGCTGAGCTCGGGACCGCAGGCCGGGCTGGGGGAGATCAACCTCCCCGCGAAGCAGGCCGGGAGCTCGATCATGCCCGGCAAGGTGAACCCGGTCATCCCGGAGGCGGTCAACCAGGTCGCGTTCATCATCGCCGGCTCCGACGTGACCATCGCGATGGCGAGCGAGGCCGGACAGCTGCAGCTGAACGCCTTCGAGCCGGTCATGGCCCACGTGCTGCTGCAGAACACTGCCTGGTTGCGCCGGTCCGTCCGCACGCTGCGGATCAACTGCGTCGACGGGATCACGGCCAACACCGCGCACCTGCAAGCGATGGTCGACAGCTCCGTCGGCGTCATCACGGCGCTGATCCCGCGGATCGGGTATCTGCACGCCGCCCGGCTGGCGAAGCAGGCTCTGCACGAGGGGGTGCCCGTCCGGTCGCTGATCCTGGCGGAGGGGTTGATGGCGCCCGAAGAGCTGGACAAGGCCCTCGACCCGCACGGACTGTCTGGCGGGCTGTTCGACACGGGCGTGCTGCCGAGCCTGTCGCCGGAGGTGATTGCCGGGCTCGAGGCCCAGCTCGACGAGGCGGACCGCAGGGACCTCGCCTGAACGGACTACAGGTGCTTGCCGCCAGTGACGGGCAGCACCGCGCCGGAGGTGTAGCTGGCGTCCTCGGAGGCCAGGTAGACGTAGGCGCCTGCCAGCTCGGCCGGCTGCCCCGCCCGGCCGAGCGGCGTGTCCTGGCCGAAGGTCGCCAGCCGCTCGGCGTCCCAGCCTGTGCCGGGAATCAGTGGCGTCCAGATCGGCCCGGGTGCCACGGCATTGACCCGGATGCCCTTCTCGCCCAGTTCATCGGCGGCGGCCTGCACGAACGCGACCTGGGCCGCCTTGGTCATGGCGTAGTCGATGATCGAGTGCGACGGGCTGTACGCCTGGATCGACGCGGTCACGATGATCGAGCTGCCCGGTCCCAGCCGAGGCACGGCCGCCCGAGCGCTCCACAACATGCCGTACAGGTTCGTCCGGAAGACCCGGTCGAACTCC is a window encoding:
- a CDS encoding aspartate ammonia-lyase — translated: MPRTERDSLGELQIPDDAYWGINTARAMENFPISRREISVYPDLIIAYAQVKQAAARANKEIGVLDARRADLIDRAAQDIIDGELHEQFVVGVIQGGAGTSTNMNVNEVIANRALELAGRQKGDYDFLSPNDHVNRSQSTNDTYPSAVKLSIAYGLGRLAQEMRLLRSSFATKGREFREVLKVGRTQLQDAVPMTLGQEFRGFATTLGEDIARIEDVRPLLLEVNLGATAIGTGIASVPDFGPAVISHLREITGFDGLVEAGDLIEATSDTGVFMSASSVMKRAAMKLSKICNDLRLLSSGPQAGLGEINLPAKQAGSSIMPGKVNPVIPEAVNQVAFIIAGSDVTIAMASEAGQLQLNAFEPVMAHVLLQNTAWLRRSVRTLRINCVDGITANTAHLQAMVDSSVGVITALIPRIGYLHAARLAKQALHEGVPVRSLILAEGLMAPEELDKALDPHGLSGGLFDTGVLPSLSPEVIAGLEAQLDEADRRDLA